In Saccharicrinis fermentans DSM 9555 = JCM 21142, a genomic segment contains:
- a CDS encoding winged helix-turn-helix domain-containing protein, protein MELMIKGTFSIETSDGFVIHPRVIDILKEVEHSRSLNSAVKKLGMSYSHAWNLIYKTNCKLATPLLITKRGGNGGGIATLTGNGRLLLKRYQKLESLLIHLMGDCKIDLME, encoded by the coding sequence ATGGAGTTAATGATAAAAGGAACGTTTTCCATTGAAACCAGTGATGGTTTCGTCATACATCCCCGGGTGATTGATATTCTGAAAGAAGTTGAACATTCTAGGTCACTAAATTCTGCAGTGAAAAAACTGGGTATGTCCTATTCGCATGCCTGGAATTTAATTTATAAGACCAATTGCAAGTTAGCAACTCCCTTGCTGATAACAAAACGGGGTGGCAATGGAGGGGGAATTGCCACATTAACAGGCAATGGTAGGTTACTTCTGAAAAGATATCAAAAGTTAGAAAGCCTTCTTATCCATCTTATGGGAGATTGTAAGATAGATCTGATGGAATGA
- a CDS encoding UDP-N-acetylmuramoyl-tripeptide--D-alanyl-D-alanine ligase: MKDIKDIYDIFKASTGICTDTRNIREKSLFFALRGASFNGNLFAAQALKQGALKVVVDDQNVVQGEQYILVDDVLSTLQKLATYHRRSLNIPIIGITGTNGKTTTKELSQAVLSKKYTSFATRGNFNNHIGVPLTLLAMDERTEIAVVEMGANHPGEIDLLCQIAEPNLGLITNVGKAHLEGFGSFEGVKKTKGELYRYIENKKGLLFVHKSNSHLLSMLKTGAQHFYYGNDADCKVCITHLHESPKLSFTCKINGEEVQVNTQLIGSYNLENVLAAISIGSYFGIQPPLIADAISTYIPENNRSQMVVSDQNKILFDAYNANPTSMKAALENFVALQEDNKVVMLGEMKELGNDSTQEHTEILNFLRSNQFAKVYLVGKNYKALINKNDEFIWMENVEALIKEITTSHIRDAFILVKGSRSNKLEQLKGIL, encoded by the coding sequence ATGAAGGATATAAAGGATATTTACGATATTTTTAAGGCTTCCACAGGCATCTGTACCGACACAAGAAACATTCGGGAAAAGAGTTTGTTTTTTGCCCTCCGAGGAGCAAGTTTCAATGGCAACTTATTCGCTGCGCAAGCTCTAAAACAAGGGGCACTAAAGGTCGTCGTTGACGATCAAAATGTCGTTCAAGGTGAACAGTATATACTCGTAGACGACGTACTGAGCACCCTACAAAAATTAGCCACATATCATCGTAGATCATTAAATATCCCTATTATAGGAATTACCGGAACCAACGGCAAAACAACCACCAAAGAACTCTCCCAAGCAGTACTCAGTAAAAAATACACTTCATTTGCTACACGAGGAAACTTCAACAACCACATAGGCGTCCCCCTCACCCTCCTTGCAATGGATGAGCGTACCGAAATTGCAGTGGTAGAAATGGGAGCAAACCACCCGGGAGAAATAGATCTCCTATGTCAAATCGCAGAACCTAACCTAGGTTTAATAACAAACGTAGGCAAAGCCCACCTGGAAGGATTCGGATCCTTTGAGGGCGTAAAAAAGACCAAGGGAGAGCTGTACCGATATATCGAAAATAAAAAAGGGCTCTTATTTGTCCACAAATCCAACTCTCATTTATTAAGTATGTTGAAAACGGGTGCCCAACACTTTTACTATGGGAATGATGCCGATTGCAAGGTATGCATTACACATCTACATGAAAGCCCTAAGCTATCATTTACATGTAAAATAAATGGAGAAGAAGTTCAAGTAAACACCCAACTTATTGGAAGCTACAACTTGGAAAATGTACTTGCAGCCATATCAATAGGAAGCTATTTTGGTATTCAACCTCCACTCATTGCGGATGCCATATCTACGTATATCCCTGAAAACAACCGCTCTCAAATGGTTGTTTCTGACCAAAACAAAATACTATTTGATGCATACAATGCCAACCCCACAAGCATGAAAGCAGCCTTGGAAAATTTTGTGGCTTTACAAGAAGACAATAAAGTAGTGATGCTGGGAGAAATGAAAGAGTTAGGCAACGACAGCACACAAGAACACACTGAGATTCTGAACTTTTTACGGAGCAACCAGTTTGCTAAGGTGTATTTGGTGGGAAAAAATTACAAGGCACTGATAAATAAAAACGACGAATTTATCTGGATGGAGAACGTGGAAGCGCTTATCAAAGAGATTACCACCTCCCATATTCGTGATGCCTTTATTTTGGTAAAAGGCTCCCGAAGCAATAAACTTGAGCAGCTCAAGGGTATTTTATAA